A stretch of the Clostridia bacterium genome encodes the following:
- the sigK gene encoding RNA polymerase sporulation sigma factor SigK yields the protein MFLIESILALLSGAFCLTSYIEKNNVFPKPFTAKEERACFERYTAGDPKARDELVSHNMRLVVHVAKKYVDALDPSDMISIGSIGLLKAIRTFRYDKGTQFATYAARCIENEILMAIRANKKHRVCVSLTSSIGSDKDGNEITLMETIEQPDGDVAQIVEKKESEKQLGEIVKEVLDEREYTIIKYRYGLDGADVLPQREIAKRLGISRSYISRIETKVLQKLKGYLIEQGIEG from the coding sequence ATTTTTTTGATCGAGAGCATCCTCGCGCTGTTATCGGGCGCGTTTTGTCTGACGAGCTATATCGAGAAAAACAATGTTTTTCCGAAGCCGTTTACCGCGAAAGAAGAGAGGGCGTGTTTCGAGCGTTATACGGCGGGCGATCCGAAAGCGCGCGACGAACTCGTTTCCCATAATATGCGCCTCGTCGTTCACGTCGCGAAAAAGTACGTCGACGCGCTCGATCCGTCGGATATGATCAGCATCGGTTCGATCGGTCTTTTGAAAGCGATCCGAACTTTTCGATACGATAAAGGGACGCAATTCGCGACCTACGCCGCCCGCTGCATCGAAAACGAGATTTTGATGGCGATACGCGCGAATAAAAAGCACCGCGTTTGCGTCTCGCTGACTTCTTCGATCGGATCGGATAAAGACGGAAACGAGATCACGTTGATGGAGACGATCGAGCAACCGGACGGCGACGTGGCGCAGATCGTGGAGAAAAAGGAATCCGAAAAGCAACTCGGCGAGATCGTAAAGGAAGTTTTGGACGAAAGGGAATACACGATCATCAAATACCGTTACGGGCTCGACGGCGCGGACGTCCTTCCGCAGCGCGAGATCGCGAAACGGCTCGGGATCTCCCGATCCTATATTTCTCGGATCGAGACGAAAGTCCTTCAAAAACTCAAAGGATATTTGATCGAACAAGGGATTGAAGGATAA
- a CDS encoding RluA family pseudouridine synthase — MLERAYSGQEKPIKKILPELFPELTYSEICACLRRKDVKADGKRVTGEERISRGVISIYPRAQKTVKVLYEDEHLLAVYKPKGIASEGAGSFESLVKKEKGESCVLMHRLDTNTDGVLLFAKDSASERELFRAMKEGLIEKTYSAEVYGFPPIRGEIELNYYYKKNEAEGRAMISDLPKEGYIPVSIFVSVEKRQDESSIVKVRLHKGKMHQIRAMLAFYGYFILGDGKYGDDRINKALGIKKHRLTATSVSFSFPENSALFYLNRITIRI; from the coding sequence ATGTTGGAGCGCGCGTATTCCGGTCAGGAAAAACCGATCAAAAAGATCCTGCCGGAACTCTTTCCCGAATTGACGTATTCCGAAATATGCGCCTGTCTTCGCCGCAAGGACGTTAAGGCGGACGGAAAGCGCGTCACGGGAGAGGAGAGGATTTCTCGCGGCGTGATTTCGATCTATCCCCGCGCGCAAAAAACCGTAAAAGTTTTATATGAGGACGAGCATTTGCTCGCCGTCTATAAGCCGAAAGGGATCGCAAGCGAGGGCGCGGGTTCTTTCGAATCCCTCGTAAAAAAGGAAAAGGGCGAATCCTGCGTCCTTATGCATCGACTCGATACCAACACGGACGGAGTCCTGCTTTTCGCGAAAGACTCCGCTTCGGAAAGAGAACTGTTTCGCGCGATGAAAGAAGGGCTTATCGAGAAGACGTATTCCGCGGAAGTGTACGGGTTTCCGCCGATCCGCGGCGAAATCGAATTGAACTATTATTACAAAAAGAACGAAGCCGAGGGCAGGGCGATGATCTCCGATCTTCCGAAGGAAGGATATATCCCCGTTTCGATCTTCGTTTCCGTCGAAAAAAGGCAAGACGAAAGCTCGATCGTAAAGGTGCGCCTGCATAAAGGGAAAATGCATCAGATCCGCGCGATGCTCGCTTTTTACGGATATTTCATTCTCGGGGACGGTAAATACGGCGACGATCGGATCAATAAAGCGCTCGGTATCAAAAAGCATCGCCTGACGGCGACGTCCGTTTCTTTCTCATTTCCCGAAAATTCCGCACTTTTTTATTTGAATCGAATCACGATCCGTATTTAG
- the nrdR gene encoding transcriptional regulator NrdR encodes MKCLYCGSMESKVIDSRVAEDGSSIRRRRECLNCGRRFTTYEVVERIPVFVIKKDGTRELFDSAKLRGGIVKACEKRPVSYESIEKLVSDIEKTVYNLGVNEISSDKIGDEVMKGLKNLDEVAYVRFASVYKEFKDIDTFLSEIERILGKK; translated from the coding sequence ATGAAGTGCTTATATTGCGGTTCGATGGAAAGCAAAGTCATTGATTCAAGGGTCGCGGAAGACGGCTCTTCGATTCGCAGAAGGCGCGAATGCCTGAATTGCGGTCGCCGTTTTACGACTTATGAAGTCGTCGAGCGTATTCCTGTCTTCGTGATCAAGAAGGACGGGACGCGCGAGCTTTTCGATTCCGCGAAACTCCGCGGAGGCATCGTAAAAGCATGCGAAAAGCGCCCCGTTTCCTATGAGAGCATCGAAAAACTCGTTTCCGATATCGAAAAGACCGTCTATAATCTCGGCGTAAACGAAATTTCCAGCGATAAGATCGGCGACGAAGTGATGAAAGGATTGAAAAACCTCGACGAAGTCGCTTACGTCCGTTTTGCTTCCGTCTATAAAGAATTCAAAGATATCGATACGTTCCTGTCCGAGATCGAAAGGATCCTCGGGAAAAAATAA
- a CDS encoding YlmC/YmxH family sporulation protein: protein MNELTFCELRGKEIVNIADGRRLGRINDLALTCNGRVLGIMAPGDKSAIKSFSGKDAVFIPWQNIVKIGDDVILVNLMIASFPSKA from the coding sequence ATGAACGAATTGACTTTTTGCGAGCTCAGAGGAAAAGAAATCGTCAATATCGCGGACGGACGGCGGCTCGGTCGGATCAACGATCTTGCGCTGACCTGTAACGGCAGAGTCCTCGGCATTATGGCGCCCGGGGATAAATCCGCGATCAAGAGTTTTTCGGGGAAGGACGCCGTCTTTATCCCGTGGCAGAATATCGTAAAGATCGGCGATGACGTGATCCTCGTGAATTTGATGATCGCATCCTTTCCGTCCAAAGCCTGA
- a CDS encoding sigma-70 family RNA polymerase sigma factor, whose product MARKVSICGIDTNELPKLTQKESSEYLKRIKEGDKAARETFLLANMRLVLSMVHRFPNANADPDDLFQVGCLGLVKALNNFDLRHGVLFSTYAVPMILGEIRRYIRESNGIKVSRAMRDVAYKAMQARESLEKKNVADPSLFEIAEEMDVPIKEVVCALDAIATPLSLYEPISGGDPDSLLVMDGIVGEKNPEDGWTERLDLKKAISKLPKNEKEVIYLRYFVGKTQTEVSKLSHISQAQVSRLENNAIKRIKEELSV is encoded by the coding sequence ATGGCACGAAAGGTAAGTATTTGCGGGATCGACACGAACGAATTGCCGAAATTGACGCAAAAAGAAAGCTCGGAATACCTGAAACGGATCAAAGAGGGGGACAAAGCCGCGCGCGAAACGTTTTTGCTTGCGAATATGCGGCTTGTCCTTTCGATGGTTCACCGTTTCCCAAACGCAAACGCGGATCCGGACGATCTGTTTCAGGTCGGTTGCCTCGGGCTTGTAAAGGCGTTGAACAATTTCGATTTGAGACACGGGGTTTTATTCAGCACCTACGCCGTCCCGATGATCCTCGGCGAGATCCGTCGCTATATTCGGGAGTCGAACGGAATCAAGGTCAGTCGCGCGATGCGTGACGTCGCCTATAAGGCGATGCAAGCCAGAGAGTCGCTGGAAAAGAAGAACGTAGCCGATCCGAGCCTCTTTGAGATCGCGGAAGAAATGGACGTTCCCATAAAAGAAGTCGTCTGCGCGCTGGATGCGATCGCGACGCCCTTGTCTTTATACGAGCCGATCTCGGGCGGGGATCCCGATTCTCTGCTCGTAATGGACGGGATCGTCGGCGAAAAGAACCCCGAGGACGGCTGGACGGAACGATTGGATCTGAAAAAAGCGATCTCAAAACTCCCGAAAAACGAAAAAGAAGTCATCTATTTACGCTATTTCGTCGGGAAAACGCAAACCGAAGTCAGTAAACTTTCGCATATTTCGCAAGCGCAGGTCTCGCGACTCGAAAACAACGCGATCAAGAGGATCAAAGAAGAGCTTTCGGTCTGA
- the sigK gene encoding RNA polymerase sporulation sigma factor SigK — protein sequence MLERIKNALRKFFEKFDLFSRRKEVFFIYGESLPAPYTPEEERDALERCRAGDPKAKNEIVEHNLRLVVYIAKKFEGSVSDVSDLVSIGAIGLMKAVQSFDPTKNIKLATFASRCIENEILMHLRKVVKRKCEISLDEPINVDVEGNELLLSDVVGTEPDAVYKEIEKKDEIEELYRSFETLTKREKAIIKMRYGLMNTEEKTQKEIADMMGISQSYISRLEKKVLGKLKKEMAKFV from the coding sequence ATGCTTGAAAGAATCAAAAATGCGTTACGGAAATTCTTTGAGAAGTTCGATTTGTTTTCGCGCCGAAAAGAAGTCTTTTTCATTTACGGCGAGTCGTTGCCCGCGCCCTATACGCCCGAAGAAGAAAGAGACGCGCTTGAACGCTGTCGCGCGGGCGATCCGAAAGCGAAAAACGAGATCGTCGAGCATAATCTTCGTTTGGTCGTCTATATCGCGAAAAAGTTCGAAGGAAGCGTCAGCGACGTCAGCGATCTCGTCTCCATAGGCGCGATCGGACTGATGAAAGCGGTTCAATCCTTCGACCCGACGAAGAATATCAAACTCGCGACGTTCGCGTCGCGTTGCATCGAAAACGAAATTTTGATGCACCTCAGAAAGGTCGTAAAAAGAAAATGCGAGATCTCGTTGGACGAACCGATCAACGTGGACGTGGAAGGAAACGAACTTCTTTTGTCCGACGTCGTCGGGACGGAGCCGGACGCGGTCTATAAAGAGATAGAGAAAAAGGACGAGATCGAAGAGCTTTATCGCTCGTTCGAGACACTGACGAAGCGGGAAAAGGCGATCATCAAGATGCGTTACGGACTTATGAACACCGAGGAAAAGACGCAAAAGGAGATCGCGGATATGATGGGGATCTCGCAGTCCTACATATCGAGACTCGAAAAGAAAGTCCTCGGAAAACTCAAAAAAGAAATGGCAAAATTTGTATAA
- a CDS encoding sigma-E processing peptidase SpoIIGA produces the protein MEIIVEAVLIDNFCLDLFLSYAATLAVRRKTEVRRFLLAATIGSGLALLSPLVLRFALLYKIATLFLLTAILFGKGSLREYLIFTFVYAFINFTFAGVLSFFLGGTLKLSFIGLDRGLIVAAVAASCFVFLYSFRQINGLLRERRSVSKLARVEFVCGEKRFELSALFDTGNLLTDEDGNDVILIDEKSIDAANLPTMGSIPIRTASGSKVLPLVKIPEIKIYSEDGENRLTNVTAALSDLPKEYSVILPYK, from the coding sequence ATGGAGATCATCGTCGAAGCGGTACTTATCGATAATTTTTGCTTGGATCTGTTTTTGTCGTACGCCGCGACGCTCGCCGTTCGGCGAAAAACCGAAGTTCGTCGGTTTCTTCTCGCCGCTACGATCGGGAGCGGACTCGCGCTCCTTTCTCCTTTGGTCCTTCGATTTGCGCTGCTCTATAAAATCGCGACGCTGTTTCTCTTGACGGCGATCCTCTTCGGAAAGGGGAGTCTTCGCGAATACTTGATTTTTACTTTCGTTTATGCTTTTATCAACTTCACGTTTGCCGGCGTCCTGTCCTTTTTCCTCGGCGGAACGCTGAAACTGTCGTTTATCGGATTGGATCGAGGGCTTATCGTAGCCGCAGTCGCCGCGTCTTGTTTCGTTTTTCTCTATTCGTTTCGCCAAATAAACGGCTTGCTGAGGGAAAGGCGATCCGTAAGCAAGCTGGCGAGGGTGGAATTCGTTTGCGGTGAAAAACGTTTCGAACTCTCCGCGCTTTTCGACACGGGGAATCTTTTGACGGACGAGGACGGAAACGACGTCATCTTGATCGATGAAAAATCCATCGACGCCGCGAATCTTCCGACGATGGGGTCGATCCCGATCCGAACGGCGAGCGGGAGCAAGGTCCTCCCGCTCGTGAAAATTCCGGAGATCAAGATATATTCGGAGGACGGTGAGAATAGACTTACTAACGTGACGGCGGCCTTGTCCGACCTTCCGAAAGAGTACTCGGTGATACTGCCATACAAATAA
- the ftsZ gene encoding cell division protein FtsZ, with product MEEEYTSESGLFEGDVADLDPNVLVERVCKILVIGVGGAGNNAVNRMIKSGITSAEFVSANTDKQDLIYSVAPKRVVLGAQLTKGLGAGSNPSIGKKAAEESREIIKKLLDGVDLLFITAGMGGGTGTGAAPVIASIAHELGILTIAIVTTPFRFEGERRIAQAEAGINELRQYVDTLLVVPNEKLLEIMPKGTKFSEAFSFADDVLRQGIQGIADLIVKPSMINLDFADVKTVLKEKGFALIGIGEAEGENRMVDAVSAAVNNKLLETNISEATAAILNITGGENLELSEVEEAGMMVRRVLNPESMVIFGADVNEALGNKVVVTIIATGFKHAASSTRTKPSGFGSKTTYPPINRPLQKESQPLSGGFSKEPPVGQDRPFAQKRNPFSRFDEDSGRIPVSDNDLPPFMKKLKK from the coding sequence ATGGAAGAAGAATATACGAGTGAAAGTGGATTATTCGAAGGCGACGTCGCGGATCTTGACCCGAACGTTTTGGTCGAGCGCGTTTGTAAGATCCTCGTGATCGGCGTCGGCGGCGCGGGAAATAATGCGGTCAACCGCATGATCAAATCGGGAATCACGAGCGCGGAATTCGTGTCTGCGAATACCGATAAGCAGGATCTGATCTATTCCGTCGCGCCCAAGAGAGTCGTTCTCGGCGCGCAACTGACGAAAGGTCTCGGCGCGGGTTCCAATCCTTCGATCGGTAAAAAAGCCGCGGAAGAAAGCCGCGAGATTATCAAGAAACTCCTCGACGGAGTGGATCTTCTTTTCATTACCGCCGGTATGGGCGGTGGAACGGGGACGGGCGCCGCGCCCGTCATCGCGAGCATCGCGCACGAGCTTGGGATCCTGACGATCGCCATCGTGACGACGCCTTTCCGTTTCGAAGGAGAAAGAAGGATCGCGCAAGCCGAAGCGGGTATCAACGAGCTCAGGCAGTACGTCGACACGCTCCTCGTCGTTCCGAACGAGAAATTGCTTGAAATCATGCCGAAGGGGACGAAGTTCTCCGAAGCGTTCTCCTTTGCGGACGACGTTTTGCGTCAGGGTATTCAGGGGATCGCGGATCTGATCGTCAAACCCTCGATGATCAACCTTGACTTCGCGGACGTGAAGACGGTCCTGAAAGAAAAAGGGTTCGCTTTGATCGGTATCGGCGAAGCGGAAGGCGAGAATCGCATGGTGGACGCGGTCAGCGCTGCCGTCAATAATAAGCTTCTCGAAACGAATATCAGCGAGGCGACCGCGGCGATCCTCAATATCACGGGCGGCGAAAACCTCGAACTTTCCGAAGTCGAGGAAGCCGGAATGATGGTCAGAAGAGTTTTGAATCCCGAATCGATGGTTATTTTCGGAGCGGACGTGAACGAAGCGCTCGGCAATAAAGTCGTCGTAACGATCATTGCGACCGGATTTAAGCACGCGGCGTCCTCGACTCGCACGAAGCCGAGCGGATTCGGCTCGAAAACGACCTATCCTCCGATCAATCGCCCGCTCCAAAAGGAATCCCAGCCTTTAAGCGGCGGGTTCTCCAAAGAACCTCCCGTCGGGCAGGATCGTCCGTTCGCGCAAAAGCGCAATCCGTTCAGCCGTTTTGATGAAGACAGCGGCAGGATCCCGGTTTCGGATAACGATCTTCCTCCTTTTATGAAAAAATTGAAAAAGTAA
- a CDS encoding FtsQ-type POTRA domain-containing protein, translating to MRKSNIMIAVFVSLLIVILVMVLLTCTVFVVRHISVEAAVSSDLINEEDIRESSGIAIGRSIISINKAKSKAEIEKANPYVEVLDIVRRFPNKVIIKATVRTAIMKIASSDMTCGAIVDSSLKILEVVSYDEFLAHGATKVEGVSFDPPALGALSLVGSKFDFSEDKKGALLPVIASSAEEPALDLSGTSFLTFFKKIDIREDGENLRVYITTNTGVILVLDTSLSTSIYQQLYLCNYVYTSEDTSKDLSRGYIALDKDSSVVAYKWMENLE from the coding sequence ATGAGAAAGTCAAACATAATGATCGCCGTCTTTGTAAGTTTATTGATCGTCATTCTCGTGATGGTCCTTTTGACTTGCACGGTGTTCGTCGTCCGCCATATTTCCGTCGAAGCGGCGGTCTCCTCCGATCTCATAAACGAGGAGGATATTCGCGAGTCTTCCGGGATCGCGATCGGTCGAAGCATTATTTCGATCAATAAAGCGAAATCGAAAGCGGAGATCGAAAAGGCGAATCCTTACGTCGAAGTCCTCGATATCGTCCGTCGTTTTCCGAATAAAGTCATCATTAAGGCGACCGTCCGCACCGCGATCATGAAGATCGCTTCTTCGGATATGACGTGCGGCGCGATCGTGGATTCTTCTTTGAAAATATTGGAAGTCGTTTCGTACGATGAATTTTTGGCGCACGGAGCGACCAAGGTCGAAGGCGTGTCTTTCGATCCGCCCGCGCTCGGCGCGCTTTCGCTCGTCGGTTCGAAATTCGATTTTTCGGAGGACAAAAAAGGAGCGTTGCTTCCCGTTATCGCGTCTTCCGCGGAGGAGCCCGCTTTGGATTTGTCCGGGACGAGCTTTTTGACCTTCTTCAAAAAGATCGATATTCGCGAAGACGGCGAAAACCTTCGCGTTTACATCACGACGAATACCGGCGTGATCCTCGTTTTGGATACGTCGCTTTCCACTTCGATCTATCAGCAGCTCTATCTTTGCAACTATGTCTATACTTCGGAAGATACTTCCAAAGATCTTTCCCGCGGCTATATCGCGCTCGATAAGGATTCGTCCGTCGTCGCGTATAAGTGGATGGAAAATTTGGAGTGA
- the murA gene encoding UDP-N-acetylglucosamine 1-carboxyvinyltransferase has translation MSKLLVKGGSVLRGEYALKAAKNAVLPMIAASVLTGEKCEILNVPEITDVKNMLKIVQALGTKASFEDGVVSLESTDLSRFSVPTDLAKELRSSVFLLGPVLARLGKAAVAYPGGCDIGVRPLDIHIKGLQELGIAVEESHGMIYCDASRLKGADIMLDFPSVGATENLMMVASLAKGRTRIRNAAKEPEIVDLQNFINAMGGKICGAGGGTITIEGVKKLHGVSYEPIPDRIVAGTLLIAGATCGGEIALTNCQPEHIEPLLFKLSKSSCFIDARSDKIIVRGYARTRNFDKLETQPYPGFPTDLQSQMMTLMSVSEGTGVIVENVFETRFRIVRELIKMGALITVKDRTAIVRGVRNLEGASVSAGDLRGGAALVIAGVKAEGYTTIENAFHIDRGYEKIETVMNQLGADVKRL, from the coding sequence ATGTCGAAATTGCTCGTAAAAGGCGGCTCCGTTTTGAGGGGCGAGTACGCCCTTAAAGCCGCGAAAAATGCCGTTTTGCCGATGATCGCGGCTTCGGTCTTGACGGGAGAAAAGTGCGAGATCCTGAACGTTCCCGAAATCACCGACGTCAAAAATATGTTGAAGATCGTGCAGGCGCTCGGGACGAAAGCGTCGTTTGAAGACGGAGTCGTATCGCTCGAAAGTACGGACTTGTCGCGTTTCAGCGTCCCGACCGATCTCGCGAAGGAACTTCGATCGTCGGTCTTTCTTCTCGGCCCCGTTCTCGCTCGGCTCGGGAAAGCGGCGGTCGCGTACCCCGGAGGGTGCGATATCGGCGTTCGCCCGCTCGATATACATATTAAAGGTTTGCAGGAACTCGGGATCGCGGTCGAAGAAAGTCACGGGATGATCTATTGCGACGCGTCTCGTTTAAAGGGCGCGGACATTATGCTAGACTTTCCGTCCGTCGGCGCGACGGAAAACCTTATGATGGTCGCAAGTCTCGCGAAGGGCAGGACGCGCATTCGAAACGCCGCGAAAGAACCGGAGATCGTCGATCTTCAAAACTTCATAAACGCGATGGGTGGAAAAATCTGCGGAGCGGGAGGAGGGACGATAACGATCGAGGGGGTGAAGAAACTCCACGGCGTAAGCTACGAACCGATCCCGGATCGGATCGTCGCGGGGACCTTGTTGATCGCCGGCGCGACTTGCGGGGGTGAGATCGCTTTGACGAATTGTCAGCCCGAGCATATCGAGCCCCTGCTTTTCAAATTGAGCAAATCCTCTTGCTTTATCGACGCGCGAAGTGATAAAATTATAGTACGCGGTTACGCACGAACGCGGAATTTCGATAAACTCGAAACTCAACCGTATCCCGGATTCCCGACCGATCTTCAATCGCAGATGATGACTTTGATGTCGGTTTCGGAAGGGACGGGCGTGATCGTGGAGAACGTTTTCGAGACGAGGTTTCGCATCGTTCGCGAGCTTATTAAAATGGGCGCGCTGATCACGGTGAAGGATCGAACGGCGATCGTTCGAGGGGTTAGAAATCTCGAAGGCGCGTCGGTTTCCGCAGGTGATCTCCGAGGTGGGGCTGCGCTCGTGATCGCGGGCGTGAAAGCCGAGGGCTACACGACGATCGAAAACGCGTTTCATATCGACCGCGGATACGAAAAGATCGAAACCGTTATGAATCAATTGGGAGCGGACGTAAAGAGGTTATAA
- the ftsW gene encoding putative lipid II flippase FtsW codes for MRYSKSTARDLSVKPFLSLGSSPSERFYRVLNGKIVVLTLGIALFGLLMIYSASSYVAKKNFGDSFYYVKKQTVALFVGTAAMFGVSRVKTQTIKKIRYVILAVSFLLLVVIFIPGLGVESYGARRWINLGFMTMQPSEIAKFGYVVFASSYLSEKGIGRWRDLFVVGGVGAAMCVLIMLEPNMSITMCVLCVMLFMLLVGGIEIKKLALLALPILAAIPLLIFLEPYRLKRLAAFLDPWASPKGEGYQLIQSYYALCRGGFFGVGLFGSRQKYLFLPFAESDFIFSVIGEELGLFGAVFVMTAFGALICFGFQTAWKARDRFDALLSAGITSVIAVQTAVNLCVVTGCIPPTGLPLPLVSAGGSSLVSFMTAIGVLLSINRKGGNFAGDDHKM; via the coding sequence ATGCGTTACTCGAAAAGCACGGCGCGCGACTTATCCGTTAAACCCTTTCTTTCCTTGGGCTCGTCGCCGTCCGAGCGTTTTTATCGGGTGTTGAACGGAAAGATCGTCGTTTTGACGCTCGGGATCGCGCTTTTCGGTCTGTTGATGATTTACAGCGCGAGTTCCTACGTCGCGAAAAAGAATTTCGGCGATTCGTTTTATTACGTCAAGAAGCAGACTGTCGCGCTCTTCGTCGGAACGGCGGCGATGTTCGGCGTTTCGAGAGTGAAAACGCAGACGATCAAAAAGATCCGTTACGTCATTCTCGCGGTTTCGTTTCTTCTTCTCGTCGTGATCTTTATCCCCGGGCTCGGCGTGGAAAGTTACGGCGCGCGCCGCTGGATCAATCTCGGGTTTATGACGATGCAACCGTCCGAGATCGCGAAATTCGGCTACGTCGTTTTCGCGTCGTCCTATTTGTCCGAAAAAGGGATCGGGAGATGGCGGGATCTTTTCGTCGTCGGAGGGGTCGGCGCGGCGATGTGCGTCCTCATAATGCTCGAACCCAATATGAGCATAACGATGTGCGTGCTATGCGTGATGTTGTTTATGCTTCTCGTAGGCGGGATCGAGATCAAAAAACTCGCGCTTTTGGCGCTGCCGATCCTTGCGGCGATCCCGCTTTTGATCTTTCTCGAACCCTATCGGTTGAAACGCTTGGCGGCGTTTCTCGATCCTTGGGCGTCTCCGAAAGGAGAAGGGTATCAATTGATCCAGTCCTATTACGCGCTGTGCAGAGGCGGCTTTTTCGGCGTAGGGCTTTTCGGCAGTCGTCAAAAATATTTGTTTTTACCTTTCGCCGAATCGGATTTCATTTTTTCCGTGATCGGGGAAGAACTCGGCCTTTTCGGCGCCGTTTTTGTTATGACGGCGTTCGGCGCTTTGATCTGTTTCGGATTCCAAACGGCGTGGAAGGCGCGCGATCGTTTCGACGCGCTTCTTTCCGCGGGGATTACTTCGGTTATCGCGGTGCAGACGGCGGTCAATCTTTGCGTCGTCACGGGGTGCATCCCGCCGACCGGGCTTCCGCTTCCGCTCGTCAGCGCGGGCGGCAGTTCGCTCGTCAGTTTTATGACCGCGATCGGAGTCCTTCTGTCGATCAATCGAAAAGGTGGCAACTTTGCGGGCGACGACCATAAAATGTAA
- the murD gene encoding UDP-N-acetylmuramoyl-L-alanine--D-glutamate ligase → MRYENKNVLIIGLGESGKASKSFLEKRGARCVVYDDFSSSTFGASDLSRLDFAVVSPGISLKHALLSRLRENGIPVLSEIDLAFLNCKSKNVFAVSGTNGKTTVCSILGEMLSTERKTYVLGNIGVPFIFQAAKIRSRDLVVLEISSFQIEQSVVFEPFAACLTNVGEDHLDRHLTKERYRSIKLSLLKNAKYSVKNADDRNQASVSADYTYGLSEGADYRLIGREIVCAAGRFRLPEISRGKAFDLDFLCAFALSSSVFRPDRKYLKAYSSVKLPPFRNEFVGTFCGAEVFNDSKGTNIDATLFACSLRETPTALILGGSDKGESYARLSEGIGPRIERVYLTGANAAEIYSSADPAFRAKCVLMPDLESCLIHFKSDPLSALLFSPASASFDRYSDYVERGERFNALLEKHGARLIR, encoded by the coding sequence ATGCGTTATGAAAATAAAAACGTCTTGATAATCGGTCTCGGAGAAAGCGGGAAAGCGAGTAAATCGTTTTTGGAGAAGAGAGGGGCAAGGTGCGTCGTTTACGACGATTTTTCTTCCTCTACCTTCGGTGCGTCGGATCTTTCGCGTTTGGATTTTGCGGTCGTAAGTCCCGGGATTTCCTTAAAGCACGCGTTGCTGTCGAGGCTCCGTGAAAACGGGATCCCCGTCCTTTCCGAAATCGATCTCGCGTTTCTCAACTGCAAGAGCAAAAACGTTTTTGCCGTCAGCGGAACGAACGGGAAAACGACCGTCTGCTCGATCCTCGGAGAAATGCTTTCGACAGAGCGGAAAACCTACGTTTTGGGAAATATCGGCGTTCCGTTTATTTTCCAAGCGGCGAAGATCCGATCGCGTGATCTCGTCGTCCTCGAAATCAGCAGTTTTCAAATCGAGCAGAGCGTCGTCTTCGAACCCTTTGCGGCGTGTTTGACGAACGTCGGTGAAGATCACCTCGATCGTCACTTGACGAAAGAGCGGTATCGCTCTATCAAACTTTCGCTTCTGAAAAACGCGAAGTATTCCGTTAAAAACGCGGACGATCGGAATCAAGCCTCCGTTTCCGCGGATTATACATACGGGCTTTCCGAAGGCGCGGATTATCGCTTGATCGGTCGCGAGATCGTTTGCGCGGCGGGAAGGTTTCGTCTGCCCGAAATTTCGCGCGGGAAAGCCTTCGATCTCGATTTTCTATGCGCTTTCGCGTTATCTTCGAGCGTCTTTCGACCGGATCGGAAGTATTTGAAAGCGTATTCGTCGGTAAAACTTCCGCCGTTTCGAAACGAATTCGTCGGGACGTTTTGCGGCGCAGAGGTTTTCAACGACAGCAAAGGAACGAATATCGACGCGACGCTTTTCGCTTGCTCGTTGCGGGAAACACCGACGGCTTTAATCCTCGGAGGAAGTGATAAGGGCGAGTCGTACGCGCGCTTGTCGGAAGGGATCGGACCTCGGATCGAGCGGGTTTATCTTACGGGCGCAAACGCTGCGGAGATCTATTCTTCGGCGGATCCCGCGTTTCGCGCGAAATGCGTTTTGATGCCCGACCTCGAAAGCTGTTTGATCCATTTTAAGAGCGATCCGCTTTCGGCGTTGCTGTTTTCGCCGGCTTCGGCGTCTTTCGACCGATATTCCGATTACGTAGAAAGGGGGGAGCGATTCAATGCGTTACTCGAAAAGCACGGCGCGCGACTTATCCGTTAA